The DNA segment CCAGATAAGCATAAATACCGCCAGCTCTTCCGTTCCGGTACTCGGGTTTTTCAATACAAGCCGGGTGAAGACCTGCCACGATACGTCGATTACCAGCGCCGCCATAACAATCATCACTAATATTTCAAGTGAACGGTCCAGTATTTTCTTTATCAATTTAAACACTGTTACTGTACCTCCTGTATTTGTTTTATAAGCTCGCCGATTTCGGTTCCTTCGAATTCGTCCCATACGCTTTTGACGGAATCTCTGAAAGGCTGTTTGTCCGGATGTATAATCTTTACGCCTTGCTGTTCGACGGTTTTGAGGTCGTTTTGTTCGGCCTCGGCCCATATTTTTCGCTGATACTCGACCGATTCATCCACCGCTTCCTGCAAAATCTGCTGAAACTCCGGAGTAAGATTTTTCCAGACCCTTGTGCTGATTACAAGAATATCGGGCAGCATCGTATGTTCGTCCATCGTGTAGTATTTGCAGACCTCGTAATGCCGGCTCGTATAAAACGAAGGCGGATTATTTTCTGCCGCGTCCACAACGCCCTGGTCCAGCGCCGTATAAAGTTCGCCGAACGGAATCGGCGTCGCTGCGCCGCCCATCGCTTGTACCATTTTTATCGACATAATACTGTTCTGCACACGAACCTTCATTCCTTTCAGGTCGGCGGGCGAATTAATTTCCCTTTTGGAATAAAAACTTCTCGCCCCCGCGTCATAGAAGCATAATCCCCGCAGTCCTTTGGCCTGGCCCGCCAAAAGCAGTTCTTTGCCTATCGGGCCTTTGAGCGCCTTCCAGAAATGTTCCGAATCTCTGAACAAATATGGAATCCCGAAAATTTTCATTTTCGATACGAATCCTTCCATCGGTGCGGTGGAGGTTTTTGTTATCGCAAGATACCCCAGTTGAATCGCTTCTATACATTCCTTTTCGGTGCCGAGCTGTTCGTTCGGATAAATTTCGACTTTCATTCGCCCGCCGGATTTCTCCTGTACTTTCTCGGCCATATACACCATCCCTTTATGTACAGGATGAGTTATATCGAGCGCATGAGCCAGTTTTAATACTACCTGCGGTCGGCCCTCTTTCTTTTCACAGCCGGCCGGCATTACCGCGGCGATACATAATACACAAAACAGTATAACGCTATTTTTCATTACTAAGCCTTTTTTATATTTTTGTTTTTAATCGGCATCTGCCTCTGTGGACGTGGCGAGTTTGCCGTTAATCTTCACGTTGTCCATAACCAGATTTTTGACATTACTGATTACATCGGGACTTTCAGTATTATCGAGCGTGCAATTCTTCAGGTAAACATCTCTTATCGGGTCATCGTCAAAACCTCTCAGGAACAGCGCGTACTTGCTTTTTTTGCTGGTCACGTTTTCCATATTGATATTTTTTACGATAGGCTTGTAATTGCCCTTTTCGATATCCTGGTAGAAGAAATTGATTAACAGCACGGCCTCTTTTACCTCGCCGACAGTGAGATTTCTAACGTAAACGTTTTCTATGAATCCGCCTCGAACGGAATTGGTTTTAAGTCTTATTGCCCGGTCCTGGTTCGGGCTGTCCATCAGGCAATTTTCAACAAAAATATTTCTGGCGCCTCCTGTTATTTCACTGCCGATAGCCACACCGGCGTGTCCCTCTCTCATTTCGCAGTTTCGTATAATAATATTTTCGCTCGGCACGTTCACGCGTCTGGCGTCGTTATTTCGGCCGGACTTTATCGCGATGCAGTCGTCGCCTGTATTGAAGTAGCAGCCTTCGATAAGGACATCTTTGCACGATTCCGGGTCGCAGCCGTCATTATTTGGTCCGCTGCCCTCAACTCTTACATTTCTGACGGTGATATTCTTTGACAGTGTCGGATGAAGATGCCAGAACGGCCCGTTTATTATTCTTATCCCTTCGATGAGAATATTTTTGCATCTGTAAGGTTCAATCATATTGGGGCTTAGCGACTTGCCGCCGTATTGTCTGTCTTTGACAGGCACGCCGTCTCGTCCCTGCTCGAACAGCCTTGTTCGGTCTTGGCGCCGCTTGGAAAGTTTTTTCCTGCCCCACCAGTTTGCGCCTTGTCCGTCGAGCAGTCCTTTACCTGTTATCGCGATATTCTTCTCTTTGTAGGCGTATATTAACGGCGAATAATTCATACACTCTACGCCTTCCCACCGGGTATATACTGCCGGAAGATATGCGTTGGGGTCAGCCGAAAATTTTACAACCGCGCTTTCGGAAATATATAAATTGACGTTGCTCTTCAGGTAAATCGCGCCGGTTAAAAATTCGCCCGCCGGCACTATCACTCTTCCGCCTCCTGCTTTGTTGGCGGCAGTAATCGCTTTGTTGATTGATTCGGTGCAAATCGTTTTCCCGTCTCCGACCGCGCCGTAATCGGTTATATTAAAATCCCTGTCCGGGAAAACAGGAGCCTTGATTCTTTTTAAAATCTTGTCCGCCTGTCCCCAGCCCGTCTTCGCAAAACTGTTCGTACTTGCAAACATAACAAGACACAGTATCAGCGGTAAAATAATGTGAAATTTGATTGCCGGAATTGTTGTTTGTTCCCTTGTCATATTAATCTTCCTTTAATAAAAGTGGGCTTAGGTTCCGCTATTCTACTTTTTTACTGCCTTGGTTTCAATTATATTTTAATCAGTAAGTTCGGTCGTTATCGAGTCTGATACTTCGACATAATCTGGAAATTAGACGATTGCCTAAGTTCCTGTATTTCTCATCATCTCTGAGAGTTCTGTTTTGCAGACAGGGCGGCATTGAGCTTGTTTTTCGCCTCTGCAAAGCCGGGATTAATCGATATCACATGCTGAAAATGATTTATAGCCTCGTCAAGCTGGTCTTTTTGCTGGAATATACATCCGAGATGGTAATGCGCAATCGCAGAACGATTGTCAAGACGCAGCGCTTCAGAGAAACAAACGGCCGCTTCATCGAATTTGCCCTGTAAGGTCAGGGCATAACCGAGGTTGATGTGCGATTCGACAAAATTTGGATGGGATTTTATCGCCAGCTTAAAATACTTAACAGCTTCGTCAAGTTGGTTCTTTATGCCGAATATAACGCCGATACCATTTAACGCGTTAGGCTCATCTGGTTTCATCTGAAGACATTTCCAGCACTCCTGGACCGCCTCGTCGTACCTTCCGGACGCCTGAAGCAGATAACTCATCGTAAGATGCGCCTGAAAATATCCGGGCATAAGCTGAGTCGTCATGGAGCAATGATAAATTGCCTCATTCAGTTTTTCCCTTTTGCTTAGAGGGTCTACCATGCAGTAATGAGCCATATAATTATTTTTTGTTATGTCGATAGCGTGCTGAAATAACGTCAGATTGTTTCGCCAAAACCCGAGCTGAAAGAAAGTACATATTGACAAAACCAAAATCGCCAGAATTGCCGATAAGGTAATTGTTGCCTTTTTATACTTCCATTTGTTCAGTATTTCAGGCACACCCCATGCCGCAATGATAAACAAACCTGTTAAAGTGATATAACTGTAACGGTCTGCCATTGCCTGGTCGCCAACCTGAACAAAACCTATGACTGGTACAAGGGTCCCGATGTACCAAAACCAGCCAGTGAACAGGTATTTATGACGGCTTGAAAATTTAAGAACAAAAAATGTGATAACTAAAAGCATTATTGCTGAAATTACGGCAAATGGAATCGAAACATTACTGCCGGGATGAGGATAAAAAATAGCAAGCCGGCCGGGCCAGATTGTTTTCATGATATAGCTTTGGTACGAAATAAGTGCGTTAGCCAAACGAACAGGAAAGTCGTATTCGTTCAAATTTGCCTCATTGCCTTTTTGAACGATGAAAGTAATAACAGATGATGCCGCTGCCATTGCAAATAAAGGAACTTTCTCAGTGACAGGATTTAATAGCGAATGTTTGGCTGTGAATCTGTTCAGTGGCCAATAATCAAGCAAAAGCAGCACAAATGGCAGCGTAACAAGCATCGGCTTTGACATAAGGCCTAATGCAAAAACAAAAAGTACTGTCAAATAATGAATAATGGTCTGCTTTTGGGTATAACGCAGATATGCGGCCATCGTAAGCAGCCAGAAGAATGTGCTTAGAACGTCCTTTCTTTCGGAAATCCACGCCACGGATTCGACGTGCAGCGGATGAACTGCGAAGATAGCAGCTGCAAATGCACTTTGCCAAAACCCGTTTGTCATTTTTTTTAAGACAAAAAAGAGCAGCAGGGTATTAAGAATATGAAAAAGTAAATTAATGATATGAGGGCCTGCCGGATTATTGCCAAAAAGCCGCCAATCCAGTATATGAGTAAACCATGTTAATGGATGCCAATTTTTGGCGTAACCGGAGGTTAAAGCCCATTTTACACTCTCAAACGATATGCCTTTCTGAATATTAGCATTATGGGTAACATAAACAGGGTCGTCATAATTAACAAAAGGAAATAACCGTACCTGATAAAATACTATAAGGGTAGTCAGTGATAGTATGAGATAAATTAGCAACGATCGATTTTGAGCTGGTATTTTTTTCATTAATATTTTATGCGACTATTACATTGTTGAAGTCCGGCTTTGCTCGAAGCTAATTGTTTTCTTTAATTCTTTAAAATGATATGGATCGATTTTTATTAGTCTGTTCAAATGTTAGTTTACTTTTTTTTTATTACTTTGCTTTCTAAAATATGAGATTCCTTTAATTCGGTTATTATAATATCATTAATATTAATTTCGGCAATACTTTTAATTATTTTACCGTTAATCGCAAGTCTCGTTATGCTGTATCCTCGTTTTAGCACTGATTTGGGGTTAAGACCCGCCAGTCCGCTTGCGCAACTTGTAAGTTTTAAGTTCAATTCGTGCAAAACTGTTTTTATTGTCGTCTCGCAGCGGTTCTGTAGGTTATTCAGGGAAATTTTCCGCTCGGCCATAATCCTGTGCGGCTCAATTTTCAAAATCTTTTCAAAGTATGTTTGAATCAGGCCGCGAATATTGGCGACAAAAGATTTTGCCGAATCGGCGAGATTATTTTCAAAATCGTCGAGCCTTTGCTGCCTGTTTTGAATTATGACAAGCGGACTGCGGAACATCGCCGCGGCCAGAATCGTTTTTAATTTCTGCGACGAAAGCGTCAAAATCGAATCGGTATCCGATTTAATTCTTTTGGATATATTATCTATTTGGCTCGACACTTCTTTTATATCCGGCACAGCTATCATTCCCGCCTTTGTCGGCGTCGATGCCCGTGCGTCTGCGGCAAGGTCTGCGATTGTTACATCGACTTCGTGTCCGACCGCGCTGATAATCGGCAATTTGGAATTGAATATCGCCCGCGCGACCGCCTCTTCGTTAAACGCCCACAAATCTTCCATTGACCCGCCGCCGCGCCCGACAATTATAACGTCAAGTTTCAGCGTAGCGTTTCTTTTATTAACATCTTTAATCGCAAGAGCGATTTTTCCCGCCGCTCCTTCGCCTTGCACCGGCATATCGTAAAAGAATAATTTAGCAACCGGCCAGCGATTTCGAATGCTGTCGACTATATCGTGCAGCGCCGCGCCAGATTTACTTGTCAAAATGCCGATTCTAAATGGGTATTTAGGCAGGGGCTTTTTATGTTCTTCCTCGAACAGCCCCTCGGCCGCGAGTTTATTTTTCATCTGCTCGAATGCAAGCTGCAAAGCTCCGACTCCTGCCGGCTGCATCGAATTCGCATAGAACTGATATTTGCCCTGCGGAGCGTAAACATCGATATAGCCTTTAGCGAGGATTGCCAGCCCGTTTTCAGGCTTGAATTTCAGTTTTATAAAGTCGCTCTTCCACATAACGCAGGGGATGACCGCGTTTTCGTCTTTAAGGTCGAAATAGCAGTGTCCGCTCGAATGTTTCTTGAACCCGCTTATTTCGCCGGTGATGGTGAGCCTTCCCGGCAGTGAATTTTCAAGGCTCGTCTTTATCAGCGACGTAACCTGGCTGACGGTATAGATTTTCGCTTTAGGCGAATCTGATTCTTTTGGCTGGTCGAATAAGCTGTCTTTCATAAGAGGGATTATAAGGCGGTTTTGCAGCTTGTTCCATAAAAAAAGCCGCTGACTTTTTAGCCACCGGCTTTGAAAATATTTTAAATAACACTCTTTATTTTTTCATCTAAGCATAAGCTTTGAAGGAACTATTATTACTGCCTTTGAAGATGAGTTTAAGGCTGATAAATAATAATGTCGCCGCTGCTTGGCGGCGGATTCCTGTTC comes from the Phycisphaerae bacterium genome and includes:
- a CDS encoding TRAP transporter substrate-binding protein, yielding MKNSVILFCVLCIAAVMPAGCEKKEGRPQVVLKLAHALDITHPVHKGMVYMAEKVQEKSGGRMKVEIYPNEQLGTEKECIEAIQLGYLAITKTSTAPMEGFVSKMKIFGIPYLFRDSEHFWKALKGPIGKELLLAGQAKGLRGLCFYDAGARSFYSKREINSPADLKGMKVRVQNSIMSIKMVQAMGGAATPIPFGELYTALDQGVVDAAENNPPSFYTSRHYEVCKYYTMDEHTMLPDILVISTRVWKNLTPEFQQILQEAVDESVEYQRKIWAEAEQNDLKTVEQQGVKIIHPDKQPFRDSVKSVWDEFEGTEIGELIKQIQEVQ
- a CDS encoding glycoside hydrolase family 28 protein, whose product is MTREQTTIPAIKFHIILPLILCLVMFASTNSFAKTGWGQADKILKRIKAPVFPDRDFNITDYGAVGDGKTICTESINKAITAANKAGGGRVIVPAGEFLTGAIYLKSNVNLYISESAVVKFSADPNAYLPAVYTRWEGVECMNYSPLIYAYKEKNIAITGKGLLDGQGANWWGRKKLSKRRQDRTRLFEQGRDGVPVKDRQYGGKSLSPNMIEPYRCKNILIEGIRIINGPFWHLHPTLSKNITVRNVRVEGSGPNNDGCDPESCKDVLIEGCYFNTGDDCIAIKSGRNNDARRVNVPSENIIIRNCEMREGHAGVAIGSEITGGARNIFVENCLMDSPNQDRAIRLKTNSVRGGFIENVYVRNLTVGEVKEAVLLINFFYQDIEKGNYKPIVKNINMENVTSKKSKYALFLRGFDDDPIRDVYLKNCTLDNTESPDVISNVKNLVMDNVKINGKLATSTEADAD
- a CDS encoding tetratricopeptide repeat protein; amino-acid sequence: MKKIPAQNRSLLIYLILSLTTLIVFYQVRLFPFVNYDDPVYVTHNANIQKGISFESVKWALTSGYAKNWHPLTWFTHILDWRLFGNNPAGPHIINLLFHILNTLLLFFVLKKMTNGFWQSAFAAAIFAVHPLHVESVAWISERKDVLSTFFWLLTMAAYLRYTQKQTIIHYLTVLFVFALGLMSKPMLVTLPFVLLLLDYWPLNRFTAKHSLLNPVTEKVPLFAMAAASSVITFIVQKGNEANLNEYDFPVRLANALISYQSYIMKTIWPGRLAIFYPHPGSNVSIPFAVISAIMLLVITFFVLKFSSRHKYLFTGWFWYIGTLVPVIGFVQVGDQAMADRYSYITLTGLFIIAAWGVPEILNKWKYKKATITLSAILAILVLSICTFFQLGFWRNNLTLFQHAIDITKNNYMAHYCMVDPLSKREKLNEAIYHCSMTTQLMPGYFQAHLTMSYLLQASGRYDEAVQECWKCLQMKPDEPNALNGIGVIFGIKNQLDEAVKYFKLAIKSHPNFVESHINLGYALTLQGKFDEAAVCFSEALRLDNRSAIAHYHLGCIFQQKDQLDEAINHFQHVISINPGFAEAKNKLNAALSAKQNSQR
- the xseA gene encoding exodeoxyribonuclease VII large subunit; the protein is MKDSLFDQPKESDSPKAKIYTVSQVTSLIKTSLENSLPGRLTITGEISGFKKHSSGHCYFDLKDENAVIPCVMWKSDFIKLKFKPENGLAILAKGYIDVYAPQGKYQFYANSMQPAGVGALQLAFEQMKNKLAAEGLFEEEHKKPLPKYPFRIGILTSKSGAALHDIVDSIRNRWPVAKLFFYDMPVQGEGAAGKIALAIKDVNKRNATLKLDVIIVGRGGGSMEDLWAFNEEAVARAIFNSKLPIISAVGHEVDVTIADLAADARASTPTKAGMIAVPDIKEVSSQIDNISKRIKSDTDSILTLSSQKLKTILAAAMFRSPLVIIQNRQQRLDDFENNLADSAKSFVANIRGLIQTYFEKILKIEPHRIMAERKISLNNLQNRCETTIKTVLHELNLKLTSCASGLAGLNPKSVLKRGYSITRLAINGKIIKSIAEININDIIITELKESHILESKVIKKK